One stretch of Vulpes lagopus strain Blue_001 chromosome X, ASM1834538v1, whole genome shotgun sequence DNA includes these proteins:
- the ZNF674 gene encoding zinc finger protein 674, with the protein MSKIFLLNMAHTLCLQSEEVVLVGDRESPSTSAQVLDSSQQDIYKLILFHNIIVGMFASLMSVLHFFLEFWQVDDQIDNHKESQDRLLWQTALVDKEAQKDQSGQEFTTFRKIIYPNTDFVSIRQRLPKYYSWGRCSKHNLNFLCQNRSSMRQKDDEYKVHWKSCFHSNLDKAQSFAETFFEPNEHGKTLHHKQALNKTQRIQTREKLYECSQCGKVFMQKANLVVHQRTHTGEKPYECCECTKAFSQKSTLIAHQRTHTGEKPYKCSECGKTFIQKSTLVKHKRTHTAEKPFVCGECAKAFKSSYHLIRHEKTHIRQAFYEGVHCGKYSLMHQRTPKGEKTECNKHGKPFNEKHNPIKHHTFHTKEKPYDCSKCGKSFRGKSHLSVHQRIHTGEKPYECRICGKTFSGKSHLSVHHRTHTGEKPYECRRCGKAFGEKSTLTVHHRTHTGEKPYKCNECGKAFSEKSPLIKHERIHTGERPYKCSNCEKAFSRKSTLIKHQRIHTGEKPYECSECGKAFSVKSTLIVHHRTHTGEKPYECRDCGKAFSGKSTLMKHQRSHTGDKSYKDT; encoded by the coding sequence atgagtaaaatatttttgttaaatatggcCCACACTTTGTGTTTGCAGTCAGAGGAGGTGGTGCTAGTGGGAGATAGAGAAAGCCCATCCACATCAGCTCAAGTCCTTGATAGTTCACAGCAAGACAtttataaactaattttattCCATAACATTATAGTAGGAATGTTTGCAAGTTTGATGAgtgtcttgcatttttttttagaattctggcAAGTTGATGACCAGATAGACAACCACAAGGAGAGCCAAGACAGACTTCTGTGGCAAACTGCATTAGTAGACAAGGAAGCACAGAAAGATCAAAGTGGCCAAGAATTCACAACCTTCAGAAAAATCATTTATCCAAACACAGACTTTGTTTCGATAAGACAGAGACTCCCCAAATATTATTCGTGGGGAAGGTGTTCAAAACATAATTTAAACTTTCTTTGTCAAAATAGAAGCTCTATGAGACAAAAAGATGATGAATATAAGGTACATTGGAAATCATGCTTCCATTCTAATCTTGATAAAGCTCAATCATTTGCAGAGACATTTTTTGAGCCTAATGAACATGGAAAAACCCTCCACCATAAGCAAGCACTTAATAAAACTCAAAGAATTCAAACTAGGGAGAAACTCTATGAGTGTTCTCAATGTGGGAAAGTGTTTATGCAGAAAGCAAACCTTGTGGTacatcagagaactcacacaggagagaagcctTATGAATGCTGTGAATGTACAAAAGCCTTCAGCCAGAAATCAACCCTCATTGCACACCAGAGAACTCACACAGGGGAGAAGCCCTACaaatgcagtgaatgtgggaaaacaTTTATACAGAAGTCAACTCTGGTTAAACATAAGCGAACTCACACAGCAGAGAAACCATTTGTATGTGGTGAATGTGCAAAAGCCTTTAAGAGTTCGTATCACCTTATTAGACATGAGAAAACACACATTAGACAAGCATTTTATGAAGGAGTCCACTGTGGTAAGTACAGCCTTATGCATCAAAGGACACCTAAGGGTGAGAAAACTGAGTGTAATAAACATGGGAAACCCTTCAATGAGAAACACAACCCCATTAAACACCACACATTTCATACAAAAGAGAAACCTTATGATTGCAGTAAATGTGGAAAAAGCTTCAGGGGAAAATCACACCTCTCTGttcatcagagaattcatacaggagagaaaccttatgaGTGCCGCATATGTGGGAAGACTTTTAGTGGGAAATCACACCTCTCTGTCCATcatagaactcatacaggagagAAGCCTTATGAATGCAGAAGATGTGGGAAAGCATTTGGTGAAAAGTCAACCCTTACTGTACACCACAGaactcacacaggagagaaaccctataaatgcaatgaatgtgggaaagccttcagtgaGAAGTCACCACtgataaaacatgagagaatTCATACAGGAGAGAGACCCTACAAATGCAGTAACTGTGAGAAAGCATTCAGTAGGAAGTCAACTCTAATTAAACATCAGAGAATCCACACAGGAGAAAAACCCTAtgaatgcagtgaatgtgggaaagccttcagtgtGAAATCAACTCTCATTGTACATCACAGGactcatacaggagagaaaccctatgaatgcaGGGATTGTGGAAAAGCCTTCAGTGGGAAGTCAACTCTCATGAAACATCAGAGAAGTCATACAGGAGATAAAAGCTATAAAGATACTTGA